The Planctomycetota bacterium DNA segment AGGATGCGGGCCGTCACTCGCCCACCCCCACGAGGTTGCCGCGCTCGTCGATGTCCATCCGCTCCGCCGCGGGGGACGACGGGAGCCCCGGCATCGTCATGATGCTCCCGAGCAGGGCGGTGAG contains these protein-coding regions:
- a CDS encoding formate--tetrahydrofolate ligase gives rise to the protein LTALLGSIMTMPGLPSSPAAERMDIDERGNLVGVGE